A single region of the Echinimonas agarilytica genome encodes:
- a CDS encoding PepSY-associated TM helix domain-containing protein, producing the protein MSIKKTLFWAHLVLGCSAALFIFLMSISGVALTYERQMIQAAQRADYPVAPSTQSQPLEMDEVVDFIENYHFKKTPQIQISHEQSAPVVLKDGRRTVAYLNPYTGEKLDSLGEGTVTFFKKLRAFHRWLTFDGSFSETGSWVNGISNAFFLVLVISGIYLWFPQRFKARAFKQKLTLNGRYANSKARNYQWHNVFGLYMAPILFVVVFTALFFSFKWPGEALKNFATSESPLFPSQLVLQELNVDTALPLAQQLDAVKQAFPQWQTIQFSLSNRNEGVSVYQVDYGNGGEPQKRFSVALNTSNANVLETQSFEQLSDYRKVRSYIRFLHTGEIYGLVGQTLAGIASLLACLLVYTGIMLSWTRWKNSRKKRD; encoded by the coding sequence ATGAGCATCAAAAAAACTCTATTTTGGGCACACCTGGTTTTAGGTTGTAGTGCCGCTCTTTTTATCTTTCTAATGTCTATCAGCGGCGTAGCACTTACCTACGAGCGTCAGATGATTCAAGCCGCTCAACGGGCTGACTATCCGGTTGCTCCTTCTACACAAAGCCAGCCTTTGGAGATGGATGAAGTTGTTGATTTTATCGAAAACTACCATTTCAAAAAAACGCCTCAAATTCAGATCAGTCATGAGCAATCCGCTCCAGTGGTGTTAAAGGATGGCCGCCGCACAGTGGCTTACCTCAATCCCTACACAGGAGAAAAACTAGATTCTTTGGGAGAGGGAACAGTCACATTCTTTAAAAAGCTCAGAGCCTTTCACCGGTGGTTAACGTTCGACGGAAGCTTCAGTGAAACGGGGAGTTGGGTGAATGGCATCTCCAATGCTTTCTTTTTAGTACTGGTTATCAGTGGAATTTACCTTTGGTTTCCACAACGCTTTAAAGCCCGTGCGTTTAAGCAGAAACTAACCTTGAATGGACGCTATGCAAATAGCAAAGCCAGAAACTACCAATGGCATAATGTATTTGGCCTATATATGGCACCTATTTTGTTTGTTGTGGTTTTCACTGCTTTGTTTTTTTCATTTAAATGGCCGGGCGAAGCGTTAAAGAACTTTGCTACATCTGAGTCGCCTTTATTCCCGAGTCAGTTGGTACTGCAAGAGTTGAACGTTGACACAGCTTTACCACTGGCCCAGCAACTTGATGCAGTGAAACAAGCCTTTCCTCAGTGGCAGACGATTCAGTTTTCGTTGTCGAACCGAAATGAGGGAGTTAGTGTTTATCAAGTTGACTATGGCAATGGCGGAGAACCTCAAAAGCGCTTCTCGGTTGCTCTGAATACATCCAATGCAAACGTGTTAGAAACACAGTCATTTGAGCAGTTGTCTGATTACCGAAAAGTACGCAGCTACATTCGATTTTTGCACACGGGCGAGATTTATGGGCTTGTTGGACAAACTCTGGCGGGTATCGCATCGTTACTTGCATGTTTGCTGGTGTATACCGGAATTATGTTGTCGTGGACACGATGGAAAAACAGCCGTAAAAAACGTGATTAA
- a CDS encoding CmpA/NrtA family ABC transporter substrate-binding protein, which produces MALAASTFTVTSTTAEELGYPEKEELKFGFIKLTDMAPIAVAYENGYFEDEGLYVTIEAQANWKVLLNGVIDGSLDGAHMLAGQPIAATMGFGTKAHIITPFSMDLNGNGITVSNEIWKQMKPNIPKMADGRPVHPIKADALKPVVDKYIADGKPFNMGMVFPVSTHNYELRYWLAAGGIHPGYYAPHKGDSSGTIDAEALLSVTPPPQMPATLEAGTIYGYCVGEPWNQQAVFKGIGVPVITDYEIWKNNPEKVFGITAEFAEKYPNTTVRLTRALIRAAMWLDENNNANRPEAVKILSQPNYVGADYDVIANSMTGTFEYEKGDKREVPDFNVFFRYNATYPFYSDAIWYLSQMRRWGQISEDKSDDWYIDMAKSVYRPDIYTTAAKSLIAEKLADAKDFPNFDTETGFKPPQKEFIDGVVYDGTKPNAYIDSFKIGLKTGDKL; this is translated from the coding sequence ATTGCTTTAGCCGCCTCTACTTTTACTGTAACCAGCACAACAGCTGAGGAACTAGGGTACCCAGAAAAAGAAGAGCTTAAGTTTGGCTTTATTAAACTCACTGATATGGCGCCCATCGCTGTTGCCTATGAAAATGGTTACTTCGAAGATGAAGGCCTTTACGTCACTATTGAAGCTCAAGCCAACTGGAAAGTGCTACTCAACGGCGTAATTGATGGCAGCTTAGACGGTGCTCACATGTTAGCCGGCCAACCGATTGCCGCGACAATGGGTTTTGGTACAAAGGCACACATCATTACGCCGTTCTCAATGGACTTAAACGGTAACGGTATTACAGTTTCCAATGAAATTTGGAAGCAAATGAAGCCAAACATTCCAAAAATGGCTGATGGCCGTCCAGTTCATCCAATTAAAGCTGACGCGCTCAAACCTGTTGTTGACAAGTATATTGCCGACGGCAAGCCATTTAACATGGGAATGGTATTCCCTGTATCAACTCACAACTATGAACTTCGCTACTGGCTAGCTGCTGGCGGTATCCACCCTGGTTACTACGCACCTCACAAAGGTGACTCATCAGGTACTATTGATGCAGAAGCACTGTTATCTGTAACGCCTCCACCGCAAATGCCTGCAACTCTAGAAGCTGGCACAATCTACGGCTACTGCGTAGGTGAACCTTGGAACCAACAGGCTGTATTTAAAGGTATTGGTGTTCCGGTCATTACCGATTACGAAATCTGGAAAAACAACCCTGAAAAAGTATTCGGTATCACCGCTGAATTTGCTGAAAAATACCCAAATACCACAGTTCGTTTAACTCGCGCGCTTATTCGAGCTGCAATGTGGTTGGATGAAAACAACAACGCAAACCGCCCAGAAGCAGTGAAGATCTTGTCACAACCTAACTATGTAGGTGCTGACTACGATGTGATTGCGAACAGCATGACAGGTACCTTTGAGTACGAGAAAGGCGACAAACGTGAAGTACCAGATTTCAATGTATTCTTCCGTTACAACGCGACTTACCCGTTCTACTCAGATGCAATCTGGTACTTGAGCCAAATGCGTCGTTGGGGTCAAATTTCAGAAGACAAATCTGATGACTGGTACATCGACATGGCGAAAAGCGTTTACCGCCCAGACATCTACACAACTGCTGCGAAATCTTTGATTGCTGAAAAATTAGCAGACGCAAAAGACTTCCCGAACTTCGATACAGAAACAGGCTTCAAGCCACCTCAAAAAGAGTTCATTGATGGCGTAGTTTACGACGGTACTAAACCAAACGCTTACATTGATAGCTTCAAAATTGGCCTTAAAACTGGCGACAAACTGTAA
- a CDS encoding ABC transporter ATP-binding protein, translating to MSITLDISQMDMVFPTPKGPFTALKGVDLQIKKGEFVSLIGHSGCGKSTVLNVVAGLYQATTGGVILNGREVSEPGPERAVVFQNHSLLPWLTAYQNVELAVKQVFGRSKSKAETKEWIEHNLKLVHMDHAMHKRPDEISGGMKQRVGIARALAMQPEVLLMDEPFGALDALTRAHMQDSLMEIQAELNNTVIMITHDVDEAVLLSDRIVMMTNGPAATIGEILDVNLERPRDRLSLAEDKEYNHLRSAVLRFLYEKQRKVEPIAPSSNTKKTNKKASEVA from the coding sequence ATGAGTATTACTCTCGATATCAGTCAAATGGACATGGTCTTTCCAACTCCAAAAGGCCCGTTTACAGCTCTTAAAGGCGTTGATTTACAAATAAAAAAAGGCGAGTTCGTCTCTCTTATCGGTCACTCTGGTTGCGGTAAATCAACTGTATTGAACGTCGTTGCTGGCTTATATCAGGCTACAACAGGCGGTGTCATTTTGAACGGGCGCGAAGTGTCAGAGCCGGGTCCAGAACGAGCCGTCGTGTTTCAAAATCACTCGCTATTGCCTTGGCTAACGGCTTATCAAAATGTAGAGCTGGCAGTAAAACAAGTATTTGGACGCAGCAAATCAAAAGCGGAAACCAAAGAGTGGATTGAGCACAACCTAAAACTCGTTCATATGGATCATGCCATGCACAAACGTCCAGATGAGATTTCTGGTGGTATGAAGCAACGTGTTGGTATTGCGCGAGCTTTAGCCATGCAGCCAGAAGTATTGTTGATGGATGAACCTTTTGGCGCGCTCGATGCCCTTACCCGCGCTCATATGCAAGATTCTCTGATGGAGATTCAAGCCGAACTCAACAATACCGTCATCATGATTACGCATGATGTAGACGAAGCCGTACTCCTGTCTGATCGTATCGTGATGATGACGAATGGTCCGGCGGCAACCATTGGCGAGATTTTGGATGTTAACTTGGAACGCCCACGTGACCGCCTATCTCTTGCTGAAGATAAAGAATACAATCACTTGCGCTCTGCCGTATTAAGATTCTTATACGAAAAGCAACGCAAGGTAGAGCCTATTGCACCTTCTAGCAATACTAAAAAAACGAATAAAAAAGCCTCCGAAGTGGCTTAA
- a CDS encoding TonB-dependent receptor, whose amino-acid sequence MRINVLSTAVSIALASYGHVVMAEESNIDVIEVKGSYFNDYKVDDASGAMRMNTSLLDTAQAVTVIPEIVIDEQLATTLGEVLSNDASLSPGSKQRNREVFSSRGFELSSSTGYLRDGHQHWSHYQQPIETLSSVEVIKGPSSILYGQSAPGGVINMVTKQPTSTRLFDISADTDQNGSSRFMLDAGGEIVEDLTYRGVLVKQDVEYDREYQNGESRERDRFLGSIVLDYSVSDDLSINVYYDRTSDKTGLDTGAWLDNNGNVIGSDDTIYDFSWAFTDIDVENIGTKISYFFNQDWMMKVGYNEQTFERQRFESSPRKPSDYVEGDSYTSNPYDRFDDWKFKTAYVDLVGQFSIASTEHQVLVGMNSLDYYYGQLRVTAPSVDYVPGGTEPTRPDISYKDDDSLYTSEYDYYGFYFQDLVTLNENWQVAFGGRFDRQNSEGADSESFVPKFGVLYHPIENATVYVNYSESFEPASSETLNDETDANHGMDLDAVTSEQIEIGAKWQVSDRLLVETALFDIEKTGALISERLDDDSDFDTITTQSGVQKHQGFELSAQGAVTDKLFLMASTMYLDAEYEKDENYQGKTPIDAPEWSASVWSRYEYTENLALNLGAFYQGERYADSNNTVKKDGYTRFDLGATYQHEIGGVDVNYRFNIENLFDTNYLAGGGVNNVTIGDERMARFEIKTSF is encoded by the coding sequence ATGAGAATCAACGTTTTATCTACAGCTGTATCCATAGCATTGGCGTCGTATGGCCATGTCGTAATGGCAGAAGAATCTAATATTGATGTAATTGAAGTGAAGGGAAGCTACTTTAACGACTATAAAGTAGATGATGCGTCGGGCGCGATGCGCATGAATACGTCTCTGTTAGACACTGCTCAAGCAGTGACTGTTATTCCTGAAATCGTGATTGATGAGCAATTAGCGACCACTCTGGGCGAAGTTCTCTCCAATGATGCAAGTTTGTCACCAGGCTCTAAACAGCGTAATCGTGAAGTTTTTAGTTCACGTGGATTCGAGCTCAGCTCATCCACAGGCTACCTCAGAGATGGTCATCAACACTGGTCACACTACCAACAACCGATCGAAACGTTGTCGAGTGTTGAAGTCATTAAAGGCCCTTCAAGTATTTTATATGGACAATCCGCCCCTGGTGGTGTGATTAACATGGTGACGAAGCAACCTACTTCCACTCGATTGTTCGATATCAGTGCCGATACCGATCAGAACGGCTCTTCTCGCTTTATGCTCGATGCAGGTGGTGAAATTGTAGAAGACCTGACATATCGAGGTGTGTTGGTGAAGCAAGACGTGGAATACGATCGGGAATACCAGAATGGTGAATCACGAGAGCGTGACCGTTTCTTGGGGTCGATCGTATTAGACTATTCAGTGAGTGATGATTTATCGATCAATGTTTACTATGACCGAACCAGCGATAAAACCGGCTTAGATACAGGCGCTTGGCTTGATAATAACGGCAATGTAATCGGTAGTGATGACACTATCTATGATTTCTCATGGGCTTTCACAGACATTGATGTTGAAAACATCGGTACCAAAATCAGCTATTTTTTCAACCAAGACTGGATGATGAAAGTTGGTTACAACGAGCAAACATTTGAACGCCAACGTTTCGAGTCTTCGCCTAGAAAACCTTCGGACTATGTTGAAGGTGACAGCTATACATCGAATCCGTATGACCGATTCGACGATTGGAAGTTCAAAACCGCCTACGTTGATTTGGTGGGGCAATTTTCGATTGCGTCAACCGAACATCAAGTATTGGTCGGGATGAACAGCCTAGATTATTACTACGGACAGCTCAGAGTTACAGCTCCTTCTGTGGACTATGTGCCAGGTGGCACTGAACCCACTCGACCCGACATTAGCTACAAGGACGATGATAGCCTCTATACCAGCGAATATGACTACTACGGTTTTTACTTTCAAGATCTGGTGACGCTCAATGAAAATTGGCAAGTTGCTTTTGGCGGTCGTTTTGATCGTCAAAATAGTGAGGGAGCAGATAGCGAATCCTTCGTTCCTAAATTTGGTGTGTTGTATCACCCGATTGAAAATGCCACCGTGTATGTGAACTATTCAGAAAGTTTCGAACCTGCTTCAAGTGAAACATTGAACGATGAGACAGATGCAAACCACGGTATGGATCTGGATGCGGTCACATCTGAGCAAATTGAAATTGGTGCCAAATGGCAAGTGTCAGATCGACTACTTGTGGAAACGGCCTTGTTTGATATTGAAAAAACAGGTGCTTTAATTTCCGAACGCCTTGATGATGATTCTGATTTCGACACCATTACAACTCAGTCGGGTGTGCAAAAACACCAAGGTTTTGAGTTGTCAGCTCAAGGTGCCGTGACCGACAAGTTGTTCTTGATGGCATCTACCATGTACCTTGATGCCGAGTATGAAAAAGATGAAAACTATCAGGGTAAAACGCCAATTGATGCTCCTGAATGGTCTGCATCGGTCTGGTCTCGATATGAATACACAGAAAACTTAGCACTGAACTTAGGAGCTTTTTACCAAGGTGAGCGCTATGCCGATAGCAATAACACGGTGAAAAAAGACGGGTACACGCGATTTGATTTGGGTGCGACTTATCAACATGAAATAGGTGGTGTGGACGTAAATTATCGATTTAATATCGAAAACTTGTTTGATACCAATTACCTTGCCGGCGGTGGCGTGAATAATGTCACTATTGGTGATGAACGTATGGCTCGATTCGAGATCAAAACATCGTTCTAG
- the miaE gene encoding tRNA isopentenyl-2-thiomethyl-A-37 hydroxylase MiaE gives MTTSDLLAPILSFLKCETPQAWLDVASSKQMLPDLLIDHCNCELKAAQTAMWLIRKYAVDTSSSAELLQWLKPYEDFVYRQGAMPGSEHSGLGKKLQVKEGVEFGSDLIQKMVLLIKEELHHFQQVLDIMNQRHIPYQPLGAGRYAKGLMKKVRTYEPQALTDKLICGAYIEARSCERFAALVPYIDDDLGKFYVSLLRSEARHFEDYLHLAQQVAGDVSIADRVDIIGEVEAELILAPDTEFRFHSGTPNNT, from the coding sequence TTGACCACCTCTGATTTACTTGCCCCAATTTTATCATTTCTTAAATGTGAAACCCCGCAGGCGTGGCTTGATGTTGCTTCGTCAAAGCAAATGCTCCCCGACTTACTCATTGATCACTGCAACTGCGAGCTAAAAGCAGCGCAAACCGCAATGTGGTTGATCCGAAAATATGCCGTCGACACCAGTAGTAGTGCCGAATTGCTGCAATGGCTCAAGCCCTATGAAGATTTCGTTTATCGCCAAGGAGCAATGCCGGGCAGTGAGCATAGTGGGCTGGGTAAAAAATTACAGGTAAAAGAAGGCGTAGAGTTCGGTTCTGACCTTATTCAGAAAATGGTGTTGCTCATTAAAGAAGAGCTTCATCACTTTCAACAAGTTCTCGACATCATGAACCAGCGTCATATTCCTTACCAACCATTAGGCGCAGGGCGCTATGCAAAGGGTTTGATGAAAAAAGTGCGAACTTATGAACCTCAAGCCTTGACCGACAAACTAATTTGCGGCGCATACATCGAAGCTCGGTCGTGTGAACGATTTGCCGCGCTCGTGCCATATATTGATGATGATTTAGGCAAGTTCTATGTGTCCTTATTGCGCTCAGAGGCGCGACATTTTGAAGACTATTTGCATCTTGCACAACAAGTTGCAGGTGATGTATCAATTGCCGATCGAGTCGACATTATAGGCGAGGTTGAAGCTGAGTTAATTTTAGCCCCGGATACTGAGTTCAGATTTCACAGTGGCACTCCGAACAATACTTAA
- a CDS encoding ABC transporter permease codes for MIALPLVGIAIFLILWSMAADRIDTSLGKFPGPSNVATQMSTLYDEHVAERVKAEAFYERQEKRNAARLEKDPTYEAKVRNYTGKETFFDQIITSLITVMSGFLLAAIIAIPLGIAIGLNKTLNTAINPIIQIFKPVSPLAWLPLVTMVVSALYVSQDPIVPKSFVNSMITVSLCCLWPMVINTSVGVASIDSDLVNVSRVLRLPALKHVQKIVIPASIPMIFTGMRLSLSVAWMVLIAAEMLAQNPGLGKFVWDEFQNGSSDSLSRIMTAVIVIGFIGFLLDRAMLQLQRLASWDKASAQ; via the coding sequence ATGATCGCTCTTCCATTGGTCGGTATCGCAATATTCTTGATACTTTGGTCAATGGCTGCTGATCGCATTGATACTTCTTTAGGTAAATTCCCTGGACCGTCAAACGTAGCAACACAAATGTCGACCCTTTACGACGAGCATGTTGCAGAACGCGTAAAAGCTGAAGCCTTTTACGAACGCCAAGAAAAACGCAATGCAGCGCGCTTGGAAAAAGACCCAACTTACGAAGCGAAGGTTCGTAACTACACGGGTAAAGAAACTTTCTTCGACCAAATCATTACCAGCTTAATTACCGTGATGAGTGGCTTCCTATTAGCCGCAATCATTGCAATTCCTCTCGGTATTGCGATCGGCTTGAACAAAACATTGAATACGGCCATTAATCCAATCATCCAGATCTTTAAGCCGGTTTCTCCACTCGCATGGCTCCCGTTAGTCACCATGGTTGTTAGTGCGTTATATGTATCGCAAGACCCCATTGTTCCTAAATCATTCGTCAATTCAATGATCACTGTAAGCCTTTGTTGCTTATGGCCAATGGTGATTAATACTTCGGTAGGCGTTGCATCGATAGACAGCGATCTGGTCAATGTAAGCCGAGTATTACGCTTACCCGCTTTAAAGCATGTACAAAAAATTGTGATTCCTGCATCTATTCCAATGATTTTCACAGGTATGCGCTTATCGCTTAGTGTGGCTTGGATGGTACTCATTGCAGCCGAAATGTTGGCGCAAAACCCAGGGCTTGGAAAGTTCGTTTGGGATGAATTCCAAAACGGAAGTTCAGACTCTCTGTCACGTATCATGACCGCTGTTATTGTCATCGGTTTCATCGGCTTCTTACTCGACAGAGCCATGCTTCAACTACAACGTCTCGCATCTTGGGATAAAGCGTCAGCGCAATAA
- a CDS encoding alginate export family protein gives MMNKLALSVSLALAAAATPALANDFTTALKSGKATVDANLRYENVSDDTAAKDADALTLRTRITYTTGEFEGFSAVVGMEDVRVVAGIDDYNAAGLNGKPEYSVIADPETTELDQGYLAYKNGMFGGKIGRQVIALDGQRFVGHVGWRQDRQTFDAVSIDVTPAKDVAVKYAYIDKRNRIFAEDKDIKSNDHLLNASYKTSYGTLSGYGYLLEEDTDTEKSYDTWGASFKGGTDLDSVKVLYALEFASQSYEEEGKEDYDADYYLVEGGVVYSGITFKLGYEVLGSDDGKGAFQTPLATLHKFQGWADMFLSTPAEGVEDLYFSAGGKLFGGKWAAVYHDFTANESSDTLDDLGTELDLLYAYKFNDVFSGGVKYAAYSADDYKADTDKAWVWVGAKF, from the coding sequence ATGATGAACAAACTCGCACTTTCCGTTTCACTCGCGCTTGCAGCAGCGGCGACTCCTGCACTTGCAAACGACTTCACAACTGCACTGAAATCAGGCAAAGCTACCGTAGATGCTAACTTACGTTACGAGAATGTTTCTGACGATACTGCTGCTAAAGACGCTGACGCACTGACGTTGCGTACTCGTATTACCTATACCACGGGCGAATTCGAAGGTTTCTCTGCCGTTGTTGGTATGGAAGATGTTCGCGTCGTGGCCGGTATCGACGACTACAACGCAGCAGGTCTGAACGGTAAACCTGAATACTCTGTGATTGCCGATCCAGAAACAACAGAATTGGATCAAGGTTACCTTGCATACAAAAACGGCATGTTCGGCGGTAAAATTGGTCGCCAAGTCATTGCGTTGGATGGTCAGCGTTTTGTAGGTCATGTTGGCTGGCGTCAAGATCGTCAAACGTTTGATGCAGTAAGCATCGACGTGACTCCAGCAAAAGATGTTGCTGTAAAGTACGCCTATATTGACAAGCGCAACCGTATTTTCGCTGAAGACAAAGACATCAAATCAAACGATCACTTGTTGAACGCATCGTATAAAACGTCTTACGGTACATTAAGCGGTTACGGCTACTTACTTGAAGAAGACACTGATACAGAAAAAAGCTACGACACTTGGGGCGCGAGCTTCAAAGGCGGTACTGATTTAGATAGCGTAAAAGTCCTATACGCTCTAGAGTTTGCTAGCCAAAGCTATGAAGAAGAAGGCAAAGAAGATTACGATGCCGACTACTACTTAGTAGAAGGTGGTGTTGTCTACAGCGGTATTACCTTCAAACTCGGTTATGAAGTATTGGGCTCTGACGATGGTAAAGGTGCATTCCAAACTCCACTGGCAACATTGCATAAGTTCCAAGGTTGGGCAGACATGTTCTTGAGCACACCAGCTGAAGGTGTAGAAGACTTGTACTTCTCTGCTGGAGGTAAATTGTTTGGTGGTAAGTGGGCTGCTGTTTATCACGATTTCACTGCCAATGAGTCTTCAGATACATTGGATGATCTCGGTACCGAGCTTGATTTATTGTACGCATACAAATTTAACGATGTCTTCAGTGGTGGCGTGAAGTACGCGGCATACTCTGCTGACGACTACAAAGCAGACACTGATAAAGCTTGGGTTTGGGTTGGCGCTAAATTCTAA